The Kiritimatiellaceae bacterium genome contains a region encoding:
- a CDS encoding type II secretion system protein GspD encodes MRNALKFIMAGALIAGMVQAQEKSTSVDSVLKELSTHQGKAAPAVVPPVAVVAPAAVVPPVAVVAPVAVKAAPAPAPVAAVKVAPAQTPAPVTATAQVAAPVAVKEGLSAEAVKALDVPATLEASRDLYAGGEFEQAQKGFAAVIQKDPENVMARIYLRRILERDHRDVEVSAMKDLSGAWKTGLVLRSYDISAEAAEKIGFGKDADAVDAAGKFREVKFPAGASAVYQAKTGQLFVRNTRENLAVIEQILKAMDVAKSSAGTDQVEIEAKFVEVSEGTLEQLGFEWNFANPIPLGDNVKATDGAGLFANTLRGGSQSPALPFTQPLSMGAETSADYGDWKAFRFEDTFFDGQSANQQSARMRVHNAGSRPFDVLISALDQSSGTDVLSAPRVVTWSDKKATIRAGQLHYFPKTYEVGGNEGTIVHVKYDGFEEKLLGVELDVTPKVDGDQITLSLNPKVSELISWQTYRIAPANSAYSYYQLGINQQFEHDAITARLPIFKRREVKTQVTIADGATMGMGGLINERIEKFEDKVPFLGSLPLVGRLFRSEGERAVKRNLMIFVTAKKIEPNGRINTERSFE; translated from the coding sequence ATGCGAAATGCACTTAAATTTATAATGGCCGGCGCGCTGATCGCCGGGATGGTTCAGGCTCAGGAAAAGTCCACCAGCGTCGACAGTGTCTTGAAAGAACTCAGCACGCATCAGGGCAAGGCCGCTCCGGCGGTTGTTCCTCCGGTTGCTGTTGTTGCTCCGGCGGCTGTTGTTCCTCCGGTTGCTGTTGTTGCTCCGGTTGCCGTAAAGGCTGCCCCGGCTCCGGCTCCGGTTGCGGCTGTAAAGGTTGCTCCGGCTCAAACCCCTGCACCGGTTACGGCTACGGCACAGGTCGCCGCGCCGGTCGCGGTGAAAGAGGGGCTTTCCGCCGAGGCGGTCAAGGCGCTGGATGTTCCGGCCACGCTGGAAGCCAGCCGGGATCTGTATGCGGGCGGAGAGTTCGAGCAGGCTCAGAAAGGCTTCGCGGCGGTGATTCAAAAGGATCCGGAGAACGTTATGGCGCGTATTTATCTGCGCCGGATTCTGGAACGCGATCACCGGGATGTGGAAGTCAGCGCGATGAAAGATCTTAGTGGTGCATGGAAGACCGGGCTGGTGCTGCGCTCGTACGATATTTCAGCGGAAGCGGCGGAAAAGATCGGCTTTGGAAAGGATGCGGACGCGGTGGATGCGGCCGGTAAATTCCGGGAAGTGAAATTTCCCGCCGGGGCCTCGGCGGTCTATCAGGCAAAAACCGGACAGCTGTTTGTGCGCAATACCCGGGAGAATCTGGCGGTCATCGAACAGATCCTGAAGGCGATGGATGTGGCGAAGAGTTCGGCGGGCACCGATCAGGTTGAAATCGAAGCCAAATTTGTTGAAGTGTCTGAAGGGACGCTCGAACAGCTCGGCTTTGAGTGGAACTTTGCCAACCCGATTCCGTTGGGTGATAATGTAAAAGCGACCGACGGAGCGGGACTGTTTGCAAACACCCTGCGGGGCGGTTCTCAGTCTCCCGCGCTGCCGTTTACCCAGCCCTTATCGATGGGGGCGGAAACCTCCGCTGACTATGGCGACTGGAAGGCGTTCCGTTTTGAAGATACGTTCTTCGATGGACAGTCCGCCAATCAACAGTCCGCACGCATGAGAGTGCATAACGCCGGCAGCCGGCCGTTTGATGTTCTGATCAGTGCACTGGATCAAAGTTCGGGAACGGATGTGCTTTCGGCTCCGCGCGTGGTCACCTGGAGCGACAAGAAAGCGACGATCCGCGCCGGTCAGTTGCATTATTTCCCCAAGACCTATGAAGTTGGCGGAAACGAAGGAACGATTGTTCACGTCAAGTATGACGGGTTTGAAGAAAAGCTACTGGGGGTGGAACTGGATGTAACACCGAAAGTGGACGGCGATCAGATTACGCTTTCTCTTAATCCTAAAGTCAGCGAGCTGATCAGCTGGCAAACCTACCGGATTGCCCCGGCGAACTCGGCCTACAGCTATTATCAGCTGGGGATTAATCAGCAGTTTGAGCACGACGCGATCACGGCCCGTCTGCCGATCTTCAAGCGTCGGGAAGTGAAAACCCAGGTGACGATTGCCGATGGTGCGACGATGGGCATGGGCGGACTGATTAATGAGCGGATTGAAAAATTCGAGGACAAGGTTCCTTTTCTTGGCAGTCTGCCGCTGGTGGGCCGTCTTTTCCGTTCGGAAGGCGAGCGGGCGGTTAAACGCAACCTGATGATCTTTGTGACCGCGAAGAAAATCGAACCGAACGGACGGATCAACACGGAACGCTCCTTTGAATAA
- a CDS encoding response regulator transcription factor has protein sequence MMKIADNVKKILLVDDFHLCRTFFAEGLRQSPGVLVFESSHSDDALDQIQSICPDVILLNISMQHCSGMSLLQLIHRKFPMVGLLTFSYLHHDHVYAERTICAGASGYISIDEPGENLLAAVEAVSSGGVYLNSELRKKTGIRSVRRGRETGSPFDRLSHREFEVFCLTGHGYVPKRIADKLKVSVKTIETYRERIREKLGLTDGSDLLYHASSFIREQSQPQLL, from the coding sequence GTGATGAAGATTGCGGACAACGTAAAAAAGATTTTGCTGGTGGATGATTTTCATCTTTGCAGAACGTTCTTTGCCGAGGGCTTAAGGCAGTCGCCGGGTGTTCTTGTTTTCGAATCTTCGCATTCCGATGACGCGCTTGATCAGATTCAGTCCATTTGCCCGGATGTGATCCTATTGAATATTTCCATGCAACATTGCAGCGGGATGTCTCTGCTTCAGCTGATTCATCGGAAGTTTCCGATGGTCGGCCTGCTGACTTTTTCGTATTTGCACCACGACCACGTCTATGCCGAACGGACAATTTGCGCCGGAGCCTCCGGGTATATTTCCATTGATGAGCCGGGCGAGAACCTGCTGGCGGCAGTCGAGGCGGTTTCTTCAGGCGGTGTCTATCTTAACTCTGAGTTGCGCAAAAAAACCGGCATACGTTCTGTGCGGCGGGGCCGGGAAACCGGGTCGCCGTTCGACCGGCTTTCACACCGTGAATTCGAGGTCTTTTGTTTGACCGGGCACGGTTATGTTCCCAAGCGGATTGCCGATAAACTCAAGGTGAGTGTTAAGACCATCGAGACCTATCGCGAACGGATTCGCGAAAAGCTGGGGCTGACGGATGGAAGCGATCTGCTGTATCACGCAAGCAGTTTCATCCGCGAACAGAGCCAGCCGCAATTGTTGTAG
- a CDS encoding PAS domain S-box protein, translating into MVERLRNNLLACFTSQARCWVIGLTMIVVLLTGLWAAKQSGLAVDLQMRRELVRHAAGVAAAISPSSLRVLSFTEGDGCLPEFRQLCGQLQAYAETAGLHRLYTIALLDGQIVSGPESLPEGHPQASPPGTVCGSPDLSNFKIFQTGRPQIQGPVRGEYGTHVTALVPVIDPVSGDVLAVVGVDKEVGEWKDAVRRAQWVPGGITLTLLLLLLLIGLFLRLHRRSVPDGAARFRHTEAMLCAVFLTALSLAVAGHFHRLERDFRLNTFYLQAQSHSATYLAEMNDLDAAIDQMVCFFESSQNIIYNEFRSYCQKNIQRGLMDACIWAPAVSEESAGLIVQAAHGEGFPDFSIWQKNAKGVREPVSGRPEYYPVRYVVPSGSDAVLGLDLNSEPFCSAALQQALRTGLSTATDPVQLFSSANSLPVFLILKPVSAQEQKGLAIFAVHPENLLGGGRLGGQRQSDIEVCLSQLKVGQPPFLIAGSSGLCGPECWTLRDEELGVTVPVFRFGKVYALRMVPEASWLAAHPLNSGWIAGLTGLLITGLISGMVALITGRRVALERQVERRTKELKESETRFKDITLNTSDWVWETDANRRFSYASEKSIDLLGYTPQELIGKKQIELMTSAQAAEAGEFFDGVINERKSFRDYENWNVRKDGTLVCLLSSGIPVFAEDGTFAGYRGTDTDITARKRAEQNLTESEERYRLLAENIQDVVTIFSPGGKALYASPSIQPVLGYPPDDFRGMDLYALVHLEDLAGLRAMMARLTASGTVNDYEARFRTRDGSYVWMSTSIKLVRDSSGKPLELVCSSRNIEQRRQTEESLRTSQKFTEDIINAIPIQVFWKNKDLVFLGCNTVFAHDAGFDTPQEVVGKDDYQMSWRDRAELCRADDRNLMAGGVSRFLLEKTRILSDGSTETTITSKVLLRDENGEISGLLGVCMDITDRKKMENALRESQRINEAIIDAIPASIFLKDKNLVFMACNEIFAREAGFDSPQEVVGKDDYQMSWRDLAEPYRASDREIMESGCPRLLHEGTRTYPDGTTRTFLGSKVPLRDENGEIIGLFGMTMDITANKRTEQEVKKSLSILEATLESTADGIMVADGTGKIVRYNQKFVEMWRLPEDIVEAGLDGAAMEFVLNQLCEPELFVAKVNGLYQHPEVISLDLLNLRDGRVFERYSQPQKIGGAVVGRVWSFRDITDQKQSEEKLMANEDRYQRLAQHLETVREEERKRLSRELHDDIGQILTALKIDLAVVDQNCDCGGEVKEKTADMQDLLSDGIKSVHSLCRRLRPGALDDLGLEEALAGMVDEWQHRNAAKCVLFADVDDESFTDEIRTAVFRLVQEALTNISRYAEASRVEINLVSDGKILNFSVADNGRGMAPGAAEKPTSFGLLGMRERVEVLGGELCIESEPGQGTQIMGTLPLPL; encoded by the coding sequence ATGGTCGAGAGGTTACGAAACAATTTACTGGCTTGTTTTACCTCGCAGGCACGTTGCTGGGTGATCGGCTTGACGATGATCGTGGTCTTGCTGACCGGATTGTGGGCCGCCAAGCAATCGGGTCTGGCCGTTGATCTCCAGATGCGCCGCGAGCTGGTGCGGCATGCCGCCGGAGTTGCGGCGGCGATCAGCCCGTCCAGTTTGCGCGTCCTTTCATTTACTGAAGGGGACGGCTGTCTGCCTGAATTCCGGCAGCTTTGCGGTCAGTTGCAGGCGTATGCCGAGACAGCCGGACTGCACCGTCTTTATACGATAGCTTTGCTGGACGGGCAGATTGTGTCCGGGCCGGAGAGTCTTCCGGAAGGGCACCCGCAGGCTTCACCGCCCGGAACCGTTTGTGGAAGCCCTGATCTGAGTAATTTTAAAATTTTCCAGACAGGCCGTCCGCAAATTCAAGGCCCGGTCCGCGGAGAATACGGAACTCATGTGACCGCTTTGGTTCCGGTTATCGATCCGGTTTCCGGCGATGTGCTGGCGGTGGTCGGTGTGGATAAAGAAGTTGGTGAATGGAAAGATGCCGTCCGGCGTGCACAATGGGTTCCCGGCGGAATCACTCTGACTCTTCTTCTGCTACTGCTGTTGATCGGATTGTTTTTGCGTCTGCACCGGCGGTCTGTTCCGGATGGAGCCGCGCGATTCCGGCATACGGAAGCGATGCTTTGCGCCGTCTTTCTGACCGCCTTAAGTCTGGCCGTGGCCGGTCATTTTCACCGTCTGGAGCGGGACTTCCGCCTGAACACATTTTATTTGCAGGCACAGAGCCACTCCGCAACGTATCTGGCTGAAATGAATGATTTGGATGCAGCGATCGACCAAATGGTCTGCTTTTTTGAATCCAGTCAGAACATCATCTACAACGAGTTCAGATCCTACTGCCAGAAAAACATTCAACGAGGCCTGATGGATGCCTGCATATGGGCACCAGCCGTTTCGGAAGAGTCCGCCGGATTAATTGTTCAGGCGGCGCACGGCGAAGGATTTCCGGATTTTTCCATCTGGCAGAAAAATGCGAAAGGCGTCCGCGAGCCGGTTTCTGGCCGTCCGGAGTATTATCCGGTACGGTATGTTGTGCCGTCCGGATCCGATGCGGTTCTGGGTTTGGATTTAAACTCGGAACCGTTTTGCAGTGCCGCGCTGCAACAGGCGCTGAGGACCGGGTTGAGTACAGCGACCGATCCGGTTCAGCTGTTTTCATCTGCGAATTCTCTGCCGGTTTTTTTGATTTTAAAACCGGTGAGCGCTCAGGAGCAAAAGGGTCTGGCGATTTTTGCTGTACACCCCGAAAATCTGCTGGGCGGCGGGCGTCTTGGTGGACAGAGACAGAGCGATATTGAAGTTTGTTTGTCTCAGCTGAAGGTTGGACAGCCGCCTTTTTTAATTGCGGGCTCATCCGGCTTGTGCGGTCCGGAATGCTGGACGCTTCGTGATGAAGAGCTGGGCGTTACGGTGCCGGTGTTCCGGTTCGGCAAGGTTTATGCCCTTCGCATGGTGCCGGAGGCATCCTGGCTGGCAGCGCATCCGTTAAACAGCGGCTGGATCGCCGGTTTGACCGGGTTGCTGATTACCGGCCTGATCAGCGGCATGGTCGCGCTGATCACCGGTCGGCGGGTTGCACTTGAGAGACAGGTTGAGCGCCGCACGAAGGAACTCAAGGAGAGCGAAACGCGGTTTAAAGACATCACGCTGAACACCAGCGACTGGGTTTGGGAAACCGATGCCAACAGGCGGTTTTCCTACGCTTCGGAAAAGTCGATTGATCTGTTGGGATATACACCGCAGGAGCTGATCGGAAAAAAACAGATCGAACTGATGACGTCGGCGCAGGCGGCGGAAGCCGGAGAATTTTTTGACGGAGTGATTAATGAGCGCAAGTCGTTTCGCGACTACGAAAACTGGAATGTGCGTAAAGACGGAACGCTCGTTTGTCTGTTAAGCAGCGGGATTCCTGTTTTTGCAGAAGACGGAACGTTTGCCGGTTATCGCGGCACCGACACCGATATCACCGCCCGCAAACGGGCCGAACAGAATTTGACCGAGAGCGAGGAGCGTTACCGTCTGCTGGCGGAAAATATTCAGGATGTGGTCACCATTTTCTCTCCCGGCGGGAAAGCACTGTATGCATCGCCTTCCATTCAGCCGGTGCTGGGCTATCCGCCGGATGATTTCCGGGGGATGGATTTGTACGCGCTGGTTCATCTGGAAGATTTGGCGGGTCTGCGCGCCATGATGGCCCGACTGACGGCCAGCGGTACGGTGAATGATTATGAAGCGAGGTTCCGCACCCGCGACGGGTCGTATGTCTGGATGTCCACTTCAATCAAACTGGTGAGGGACTCTTCCGGCAAGCCGCTGGAACTGGTTTGTTCCAGCCGCAACATTGAACAGCGCAGGCAGACCGAAGAATCTTTACGGACTTCGCAGAAGTTCACCGAGGACATTATCAACGCGATTCCTATTCAGGTGTTCTGGAAAAATAAAGATCTCGTTTTCTTGGGCTGTAACACGGTCTTCGCACACGACGCAGGATTCGATACTCCGCAGGAGGTCGTCGGGAAAGACGACTATCAGATGAGCTGGAGAGACCGGGCCGAGTTGTGCCGCGCGGATGACAGGAACTTGATGGCGGGCGGGGTATCTCGGTTCCTGCTGGAGAAAACCCGGATACTTTCTGACGGAAGCACGGAGACGACGATCACCAGTAAAGTGCTCCTGCGCGATGAAAACGGTGAAATCAGCGGTTTGCTCGGAGTGTGTATGGATATTACCGACCGAAAAAAGATGGAAAATGCCTTGCGGGAATCTCAACGGATCAACGAGGCAATCATCGACGCGATTCCCGCCAGCATATTTCTGAAGGACAAAAATCTTGTTTTTATGGCCTGCAACGAGATCTTTGCGCGCGAAGCGGGATTTGACAGCCCGCAGGAGGTTGTCGGGAAAGATGATTACCAGATGAGCTGGCGCGATCTGGCCGAACCATACCGCGCCAGCGACCGTGAAATTATGGAAAGCGGCTGTCCCAGACTCCTTCATGAGGGCACCCGGACCTATCCCGACGGAACCACCCGAACGTTCCTTGGCAGCAAGGTGCCTCTGCGCGATGAAAACGGTGAAATTATCGGCCTGTTCGGAATGACGATGGATATTACCGCGAACAAGCGGACGGAGCAGGAGGTTAAGAAATCACTATCGATTCTGGAAGCAACTCTGGAATCAACCGCCGACGGAATCATGGTGGCGGACGGCACCGGAAAGATTGTACGTTACAATCAGAAGTTTGTCGAAATGTGGCGCCTGCCTGAAGATATCGTTGAGGCTGGGCTGGACGGTGCCGCAATGGAATTTGTTCTCAATCAGCTTTGTGAACCGGAGCTGTTTGTTGCCAAGGTGAACGGCTTGTATCAGCATCCGGAGGTGATCAGCCTCGACCTGTTGAACCTCCGGGACGGACGGGTCTTCGAGCGGTACTCTCAGCCGCAGAAAATCGGCGGTGCGGTGGTCGGTCGCGTGTGGAGTTTCCGCGATATTACCGATCAGAAGCAGTCCGAAGAAAAATTGATGGCAAACGAAGATCGCTATCAGCGGCTGGCGCAGCATTTGGAGACGGTGCGTGAAGAAGAACGCAAGCGGCTTTCCCGTGAACTGCACGACGACATCGGGCAGATTCTGACCGCCCTGAAAATCGATCTGGCGGTCGTGGATCAGAACTGTGACTGCGGCGGCGAAGTGAAAGAAAAAACGGCGGACATGCAGGATCTGCTGAGCGACGGCATTAAAAGCGTCCATTCGCTTTGCCGCAGACTGCGGCCCGGCGCGCTCGACGATCTGGGTCTGGAAGAGGCGCTCGCCGGCATGGTGGACGAGTGGCAGCATCGCAACGCGGCGAAATGCGTGCTGTTCGCGGACGTGGATGATGAATCATTTACGGACGAAATCCGGACGGCGGTTTTCCGTCTGGTGCAGGAAGCTCTCACCAATATATCGCGCTACGCCGAGGCTTCGCGGGTTGAAATCAATCTGGTGTCGGACGGGAAAATTCTTAACTTCTCCGTGGCCGACAACGGGCGCGGAATGGCGCCCGGTGCGGCCGAGAAGCCGACTTCGTTTGGACTGCTGGGCATGCGCGAGCGGGTCGAAGTGCTTGGCGGCGAACTGTGTATTGAAAGTGAGCCGGGGCAGGGAACGCAGATTATGGGAACGCTGCCGCTGCCGCTGTGA
- a CDS encoding response regulator produces MKVLVADDSQPIRKRLVERLLSQPGIEVAEAVDTPGALQRIEIFRPDVAVLDIRMPGGGGIKVLETIRASHPDITVIIMTNYPYAQYRRKCLDAGADFFFDKSTEFEKVPAIVQELMTVSPDVLARRTAAAQLVESKEASEKAEQRRSDLSLLSSLGSDEKPSDLMAAHAMWEKTFDAIPDLVALFDAEHRIIRVNRAMADLLNVPAAELTGKKCFEYIHGTTCPAADCPHEAMLRDGQEHRREMFSESLDGWFHVSVSPIYNKTTLVGAIHIARDVTAVRQARLYGEIQHDILQVLNTFRGDQEPVSRVLELLKEKTGFDAVGIRLENGGDFPYFVQNGFSGDFLLTENTLIDRSVDGGVCRNEDGSVRLECTCGLVLSGQTDPSSPLFTPGGSFWINDSFPLLDLPSSQDPRNHPRNNCIHQGYASVALIPIRNANKIIGLIQLNDRRRKRFTLDIIERLEAIASHIGEALARRQAEESVRENEMRYHQLFESMQSGFALHEIICDERGIPCDYRFLEVNPAFEKLTGLKAADMIGKTVKEIMPETEPVWIETYGKVALTGVPVQIDDFSGELGRHYSVSAYSPRKGQFATVFADITAQKAAEETVIRARDTAEAASLEKTQFLANMSHELRTPLNAIIGFSELLQFSELDEEQRDQIETIGASGNVMLALVSDLLDISRIELGKIEIKNEAFDIRKTVSETIALLSQQAGKKGVELTGTVEESVPEKITSDPARLQQVLVNLLNNSLKFTEKGFVRLTVRSRALPSGSRRIEFAVEDSGEGISAVFMKRIFEPFQQGDNSNTRKHGGAGLGLAISKDLVKLMGGDIRVESRQGEGSCFSFFVQDHISVKNAVAAGEVRKQWSGRCICVWSDDPADMRAAEHLLERCGAFPRYAETLDAIYEKLTCEVPADAVLCNLDLPDLAERLAEFRKLRPDVPWIAFSNWAHPPDEQTKNCFAEFIDRPLKADPLYGALARIHPR; encoded by the coding sequence ATGAAGGTTCTTGTAGCAGACGATTCGCAACCGATTCGTAAGCGGCTGGTCGAGCGACTTTTGAGCCAGCCGGGAATTGAGGTTGCCGAAGCGGTGGATACGCCCGGGGCGCTCCAGCGGATTGAAATTTTCCGCCCGGATGTTGCTGTGCTGGATATTCGTATGCCGGGCGGCGGCGGCATCAAGGTGCTCGAAACAATCCGGGCGAGCCATCCGGACATCACGGTCATCATCATGACGAACTATCCGTATGCGCAGTACCGCCGGAAGTGTCTGGATGCCGGAGCGGACTTTTTCTTCGATAAATCCACCGAGTTCGAAAAGGTTCCGGCGATTGTTCAGGAACTGATGACGGTCAGCCCGGATGTGCTGGCGCGCCGCACGGCGGCGGCCCAGCTGGTCGAATCCAAAGAGGCATCGGAAAAAGCGGAACAGCGCCGGAGCGATCTCTCTCTGCTGAGTTCACTTGGTTCTGACGAAAAGCCGTCCGATCTTATGGCTGCCCACGCCATGTGGGAAAAAACCTTCGATGCGATACCGGATCTGGTCGCGCTGTTCGATGCGGAGCACCGGATCATTCGCGTTAACAGAGCCATGGCCGATCTTCTTAATGTGCCCGCCGCCGAACTGACCGGCAAAAAATGTTTTGAATATATTCACGGCACAACCTGCCCGGCGGCTGACTGTCCGCACGAGGCGATGCTTCGCGACGGGCAGGAACATCGGCGGGAAATGTTTTCGGAGAGTCTGGACGGCTGGTTCCATGTCAGCGTTTCACCGATTTACAACAAGACCACGCTGGTTGGCGCGATTCATATCGCCCGTGATGTTACGGCGGTTCGGCAGGCCAGATTGTACGGTGAAATCCAGCACGACATTCTGCAGGTGCTGAATACGTTCAGGGGAGATCAGGAACCCGTTTCGCGCGTTCTGGAACTGCTGAAGGAGAAGACCGGTTTCGATGCCGTTGGAATCCGTCTGGAAAACGGCGGCGATTTTCCGTATTTCGTTCAGAACGGCTTTTCCGGCGATTTTCTGCTGACAGAAAACACGCTGATTGATCGCAGTGTGGATGGCGGGGTCTGCCGGAACGAAGATGGCAGTGTTCGTCTGGAATGCACTTGCGGACTGGTTCTTTCCGGCCAGACGGATCCGTCCAGCCCGCTTTTCACACCGGGCGGATCGTTCTGGATCAATGACTCCTTTCCGCTGCTCGACCTTCCTTCCAGTCAGGATCCCCGGAACCATCCGCGCAATAACTGCATTCATCAGGGATATGCCTCGGTCGCGCTGATACCCATTCGAAACGCGAATAAAATCATCGGGCTGATCCAACTCAACGACCGGCGCAGGAAACGGTTCACCCTCGATATCATTGAACGTCTGGAAGCGATTGCCTCGCATATCGGCGAGGCCTTGGCGCGCAGACAGGCGGAAGAGTCCGTCCGCGAAAACGAAATGCGCTATCACCAGCTGTTTGAATCCATGCAGTCCGGGTTTGCTCTGCATGAAATCATCTGCGACGAAAGAGGAATTCCGTGCGACTACCGTTTTCTGGAGGTCAATCCGGCTTTTGAAAAACTGACCGGACTAAAGGCGGCGGATATGATCGGCAAAACGGTTAAAGAGATTATGCCGGAAACAGAGCCTGTCTGGATTGAGACCTACGGCAAGGTGGCGTTAACGGGTGTGCCGGTGCAGATCGACGACTTTTCCGGTGAGCTGGGCCGTCACTATTCGGTTTCCGCCTATTCTCCGCGCAAAGGCCAGTTTGCTACCGTGTTCGCCGACATCACCGCGCAGAAAGCGGCCGAAGAGACCGTGATTCGCGCCCGGGATACTGCCGAGGCCGCCAGCCTGGAAAAAACGCAGTTTCTGGCCAACATGAGTCACGAACTGCGCACACCGCTCAACGCGATCATCGGGTTTTCCGAACTGCTTCAATTTTCGGAACTCGATGAAGAACAGCGCGACCAGATTGAAACCATCGGCGCCAGCGGGAACGTGATGCTGGCTCTGGTCTCCGACCTTCTCGATATTTCCCGGATCGAACTCGGAAAAATCGAAATCAAAAACGAGGCGTTTGATATCCGTAAAACGGTCAGCGAAACCATCGCACTGCTTTCTCAGCAGGCCGGAAAGAAAGGCGTTGAACTGACCGGCACGGTGGAAGAAAGCGTTCCGGAAAAAATCACCAGCGATCCGGCCCGTCTGCAGCAGGTGCTGGTCAATTTGTTAAATAATTCGCTCAAATTCACGGAAAAAGGATTCGTTCGGCTGACCGTGAGGAGCCGGGCGTTGCCGTCCGGAAGCCGCCGCATTGAATTTGCCGTTGAAGACAGCGGCGAAGGAATCAGCGCCGTCTTCATGAAACGGATTTTTGAACCGTTCCAGCAAGGCGATAACTCCAACACCCGTAAACACGGCGGGGCCGGACTTGGTCTGGCGATTTCGAAAGACCTCGTGAAACTCATGGGCGGCGATATCCGCGTCGAAAGCCGTCAGGGCGAAGGGTCGTGTTTTTCATTTTTTGTTCAGGATCATATCTCAGTGAAAAATGCAGTGGCGGCAGGCGAGGTTCGTAAGCAATGGTCGGGACGGTGTATTTGCGTCTGGAGCGACGACCCGGCCGACATGCGCGCCGCAGAACATCTGCTGGAGCGTTGCGGGGCTTTTCCCCGTTATGCCGAAACGCTGGACGCGATTTATGAAAAGCTCACCTGTGAGGTTCCGGCGGACGCAGTGCTGTGTAATCTCGACCTGCCGGACCTCGCGGAACGGCTTGCCGAATTCAGAAAACTGCGGCCCGATGTCCCTTGGATCGCTTTTTCGAACTGGGCGCACCCGCCTGATGAACAGACAAAAAACTGTTTTGCTGAATTCATTGATCGTCCGCTTAAAGCCGATCCGTTATATGGCGCGCTTGCAAGGATTCACCCGCGATGA